One Triticum dicoccoides isolate Atlit2015 ecotype Zavitan chromosome 5B, WEW_v2.0, whole genome shotgun sequence genomic window carries:
- the LOC119307389 gene encoding uncharacterized protein LOC119307389 isoform X1 encodes MSETTRRRRGRPRRRSSPMEPVALPDDDDLLREILLRLPPQPSSLIRASAVCRRWRSITTDPRFLGRFRAHHRKPPLLGAFEYIQGDLVFTSLLDRPDRIPPGRFDLGRYSDRRDYGVLGFRHARVLVLDRVRKDLVVCAPVTGEQRRVAVPPEFKKGSLNGAVLCAAGDPGHVHGECHSSPFKVALVSLCRHDYRPLASVYSSDTGAWSNPVSTAAPCQLFDACMDGSLVGKAIYWLLTTMEAGIVEFDLEEQSLVVIKGPPVTDDFPGGGTHRIIQAEDGAVGFAMMYYPHFQTWQRNVDAHGVATWVPWKTVELRNILGPRPQIGRTRRMVRLTRGWDYVKGTGGIMCYVEDTDVIFIHMDVNVYMIQLNSLQSKSIPGKRFRSAYHPFMSFYTPAIAGGYNEAGDG; translated from the exons atgagTGAGACGACCCGCCGCCGCCggggccgcccccgccgccgcagctcgccgATGGAGCCTGTCGCTCTGCCGGACGACGACGATCTCCTCCgggagatcctcctccgcctcccgccgcaGCCCTCCTCGCTCATCCGCGCCTCCGCCGTCTGCAGGCGGTGGCGGAGCATCACCACCGATCCTAGATTCCTCGGCCGCTTCCGCGCGCACCACCGCAAGCCGCCGCTCCTCGGCGCCTTCGAGTACATCCAGGGCGACCTCGTCTTCACCTCCTTGCTCGACCGTCCCGACCGCATCCCTCCCGGGCGCTTCGACCTGGGACGCTACAGCGACCGCCGCGACTACGGCGTGCTCGGCTTCCGCCACGCACGCGTCCTCGTCTTAGACCGTGTGCGCAAGGACCTCGTCGTGTGCGCCCCCGTCACCGGCGAGCAGCGCCGCGTGGCCGTTCCGCCCGAGTTCAAGAAGGGCTCCCTCAACGGGGCCGTGCTCTGCGCTGCCGGCGACCCTGGCCACGTGCACGGTGAATGCCACTCCAGCCCCTTCAAGGTGGCCTTGGTATCCTTGTGCAGGCATGACTATAGACCCCTCGCCAGTGTTTACTCCTCAGATACCGGGGCATGGAGCAATCCCGTCTCGACGGCGGCTCCATGTCAACTGTTTGATGCTTGTATGGATGGCTCACTCGTTGGTAAAGCAATTTACTGGTTGCTTACAACTATGGAGGCTGGCATTGTTGAGTTTGATTTGGAAGAGCAGAGTCTAGTTGTGATCAAGGGGCCACCCGTTACAGATGATTTCCCGGGTGGTGGTACCCATCGAATCATCCAGGCTGAGGATGGCGCTGTTGGCTTCGCCATGATGTATTACCCACACTTCCAAACGTGGCAAAGGAACGTCGATGCTCATGGTGTTGCCACATGGGTGCCGTGGAAGACCGTTGAATTGCGTAACATTCTCGGGCCCCGTCCTCAGATTGGGAGAACCAGAAGGATGGTGCGATTGACACGAGGCTGGGACTATGTCAAGGGGACGGGAGGTATAATGTGCTATGTTGAGGATACTGATGTAATTTTTATACATATGGACGTCAATGTCTACATGATTCAACTTAATTCATTGCAATCCAAGAGTATTCCtggaaaacgttttagaagtgccTACCATCCATTCATGAGTTTCTATACACCAG CCATTGCTGGTGGATATAACGAAGCTGGGGATGGCTGA
- the LOC119307389 gene encoding uncharacterized protein LOC119307389 isoform X2 → MSETTRRRRGRPRRRSSPMEPVALPDDDDLLREILLRLPPQPSSLIRASAVCRRWRSITTDPRFLGRFRAHHRKPPLLGAFEYIQGDLVFTSLLDRPDRIPPGRFDLGRYSDRRDYGVLGFRHARVLVLDRVRKDLVVCAPVTGEQRRVAVPPEFKKGSLNGAVLCAAGDPGHVHGECHSSPFKVALVSLCRHDYRPLASVYSSDTGAWSNPVSTAAPCQLFDACMDGSLVGKAIYWLLTTMEAGIVEFDLEEQSLVVIKGPPVTDDFPGGGTHRIIQAEDGAVGFAMMYYPHFQTWQRNVDAHGVATWVPWKTVELRNILGPRPQIGRTRRMVRLTRGWDYVKGTGAIAGGYNEAGDG, encoded by the exons atgagTGAGACGACCCGCCGCCGCCggggccgcccccgccgccgcagctcgccgATGGAGCCTGTCGCTCTGCCGGACGACGACGATCTCCTCCgggagatcctcctccgcctcccgccgcaGCCCTCCTCGCTCATCCGCGCCTCCGCCGTCTGCAGGCGGTGGCGGAGCATCACCACCGATCCTAGATTCCTCGGCCGCTTCCGCGCGCACCACCGCAAGCCGCCGCTCCTCGGCGCCTTCGAGTACATCCAGGGCGACCTCGTCTTCACCTCCTTGCTCGACCGTCCCGACCGCATCCCTCCCGGGCGCTTCGACCTGGGACGCTACAGCGACCGCCGCGACTACGGCGTGCTCGGCTTCCGCCACGCACGCGTCCTCGTCTTAGACCGTGTGCGCAAGGACCTCGTCGTGTGCGCCCCCGTCACCGGCGAGCAGCGCCGCGTGGCCGTTCCGCCCGAGTTCAAGAAGGGCTCCCTCAACGGGGCCGTGCTCTGCGCTGCCGGCGACCCTGGCCACGTGCACGGTGAATGCCACTCCAGCCCCTTCAAGGTGGCCTTGGTATCCTTGTGCAGGCATGACTATAGACCCCTCGCCAGTGTTTACTCCTCAGATACCGGGGCATGGAGCAATCCCGTCTCGACGGCGGCTCCATGTCAACTGTTTGATGCTTGTATGGATGGCTCACTCGTTGGTAAAGCAATTTACTGGTTGCTTACAACTATGGAGGCTGGCATTGTTGAGTTTGATTTGGAAGAGCAGAGTCTAGTTGTGATCAAGGGGCCACCCGTTACAGATGATTTCCCGGGTGGTGGTACCCATCGAATCATCCAGGCTGAGGATGGCGCTGTTGGCTTCGCCATGATGTATTACCCACACTTCCAAACGTGGCAAAGGAACGTCGATGCTCATGGTGTTGCCACATGGGTGCCGTGGAAGACCGTTGAATTGCGTAACATTCTCGGGCCCCGTCCTCAGATTGGGAGAACCAGAAGGATGGTGCGATTGACACGAGGCTGGGACTATGTCAAGGGGACGGGAG CCATTGCTGGTGGATATAACGAAGCTGGGGATGGCTGA
- the LOC119305186 gene encoding protein PHOSPHATE-INDUCED 1 homolog → MTMSKQHAACSLLLALLIGFTRPSPCASSLYNPPPPDMAYHHGGVLDGTVPVSVLYYGAFSPHHKAVLADFLRSLSPRSRPHTFGAPAAASVAQWWETVDRYVQRTGRERTRVMLTNQVSDEGCSLGKHLSRLQVEQLAARLGVAPGGVAVVLTAADVAVDGFCGSSCGLHGSLAPGGAVHVWVGNAAVQCPGRCAWPFHAADPAVAATAVPGRHRSRETPLRAPNGDAGVDGMVINLAALLAGAVTNPYGHGYFQGDAGAPVEVGGGCPGVYGRGAYPGYPGAVKLDTATGGGYNVVGRNGRRYLVPALLDPANDSCLIMA, encoded by the coding sequence ATGACGATGAGCAAGCAGCACGCCGCGTGCTCCCTCTTGCTAGCCCTGCTCATCGGCTTCACACGCCCTTCGCCGTGCGCCTCCTCCCTGTACAaccccccgccgccggacatggcgTACCACCACGGCGGCGTGCTCGACGGCACCGTGCCGGTCTCCGTGCTCTACTACGGCGCCTTCTCGCCGCACCACAAGGCCGTCCTCGCCGACTTCCTGCGCTCGCTCTCCCCGCGCTCGCGCCCCCACACCTTCGGCGCTCCGGCGGCGGCGTCGGTCGCGCAGTGGTGGGAGACCGTCGACCGGTACGTGCAGAGGACCGGCAGGGAGCGGACGCGGGTGATGCTCACCAACCAGGTGTCCGACGAGGGGTGCTCGCTGGGGAAGCACCTGTCGCGGCTCCAGGTCGAGCAGCTGGCAGCGCGGCTCGGCGTGGCGCCTGGCGGCGTCGCCGTCGtgctcaccgccgcggacgtcgcgGTCGACGGCTTCTGCGGGAGCTCCTGCGGGCTGCACGGCTCGCTGGCGCCCGGCGGCGCCGTGCACGTGTGGGTGGGCAACGCGGCCGTGCAGTGCCCGGGCCGGTGCGCGTGGCCGTTCCACGCCGCGGACCCTGCCGTGGCGGCGACGGCAGTGCCTGGGCGCCACAGGAGCAGGGAGACTCCGCTCCGTGCGCCCAACGGAGACGCCGGGGTGGACGGCATGGTGATCAACCTCGCGGCGCTGCTGGCCGGGGCGGTGACCAACCCGTACGGGCACGGATACTTCCAGGGCGACGCCGGCGCGCCGGTGGAGGTCGGCGGCGGGTGCCCGGGAGTGTACGGGCGCGGCGCTTACCCTGGCTACCCCGGCGCGGTGAAGCTTGACACGGCCACCGGCGGCGGATACAACGTGGTGGGCAGGAACGGCAGGAGGTACCTCGTGCCGGCCCTGCTCGATCCCGCCAACGACTCGTGCCTTATCATGGCCTGA
- the LOC119313086 gene encoding BTB/POZ and MATH domain-containing protein 3-like, whose product MAKRRKLTSAIVAEEERRTHVINIDGYSRTKELLKAGDCTTSIPFMVGDHNWVVKYYPNGNDKPGHISVYLVLDSAAGDGVKAKVTFSILDKGGEPVPSYVKVAPEHVFPYSGSDWGFGDFIKHEDLEGSLHLKGDSFRIKCDVAVKKIRSEETRTNQFVVVPPSNLHRQLGELLKSKDGADVAFRVGGEIFSVHRSVLAARSPVFKAELFGAMREKSGDPIEIDDIEAGVFRSLLHFIYTDSLPETTHEGTDEGATQEDVVTAGHLLVAADRKVGLYDVARLKLICEEILCNHIDSDMVATTLVLAEQHNYHGLKEACFEFLASPSNLEAMIASDGYQHIKSSCPSLLRELIARLLPVELTAAKDIIRDI is encoded by the exons ATGGCGAAGCGTCGGAAGCTCACGTCCGCCATTGTAGCTGAAGAAGAGAGAAGGACGCACGTGATCAACATAGATGGGTACTCAAGAACCAAGGAGCTGCTCAAGGCCGGCGACTGCACCACATCCATCCCTTTCATGGTTGGGGATCATAACTGGGTCGTCAAGTATTACCCGAACGGCAACGACAAACCAGGTCACATATCTGTTTATCTGGTCCTTGATTCGGCAGCCGGCGACGGTGTGAAGGCCAAAGTCACCTTCAGCATCCTTGACAAGGGTGGAGAACCAGTGCCGTCGTACGTCAAAGTCGCCCCGGAACATGTGTTCCCATACAGTGGTTCAGATTGGGGTTTCGGCGATTTTATCAAGCATGAGGATCTGGAAGGATCATTGCATCTAAAAGGTGATAGTTTTAGAATCAAGTGTGATGTGGCCGTGAAGAAGATCCGCAGCGAAGAGACACGCACAAATCAGTTTGTTGTGGTTCCTCCAAGCAACTTGCATCGGCAACTCGGTGAGCTCCTGAAAAGCAAGGATGGAGCAGATGTGGCCTTTCGAGTTGGTGGCGAGATATTCTCGGTTCATAGGTCCGTGCTCGCCGCTCGTTCCCCGGTCTTCAAGGCGGAGCTGTTTGGCGCCATGAGGGAGAAATCCGGTGATCCGATTGAAATTGATGATATAGAAGCAGGTGTGTTCAGGTCCTTGCTCCATTTCATCTACACGGACTCACTCCCTGAGACGACTCATGAAGGAACCGATGAAGGCGCAACACAAGAAGATGTAGTGACAGCTGGCCATCTCCTTGTAGCGGCGGATAG AAAAGTTGGTCTCTATGACGTTGCGAGGCTCAAGCTGATATGCGAGGAGATATTGTGTAATCACATCGATTCCGACATGGTTGCAACTACCTTGGTTTTGGCTGAACAGCATAATTACCATGGACTCAAGGAGGCTTGCTTCGAGTTCCTTGCTTCTCCGTCCAATTTGGAAGCGATGATCGCAAGTGATGGTTACCAACATATAAAAAGCAGTTGCCCGTCTCTTCTCCGTGAGCTGATTGCTAGACTCTTGCCTGTTGAGCTGACAGCAGCCAAGGATATTATCAGGGACATTTAG